Proteins from a genomic interval of Verrucomicrobium sp.:
- a CDS encoding sugar phosphate nucleotidyltransferase: protein MKALILAAGRGTRMGALTASLPKPMVPVKGTPILETILTGLRDAAGIREFFIVVGYQGEIIRRHFGDGSAWGVSIRYGEQAVQDGTGKAPEVARAWLADDPFFLSYGDILVEPSAYARMVRGWEEAGRPDGVIGLVEGQDLTKGGAIVLDGTGAVTAIVEKPPADQVPANAYYNSGLYLFTPRLFAFTARLEKSPRGEYELTDALRDLAGERGLHGVILGGSWVDVRDPQVLAELNA, encoded by the coding sequence ATGAAGGCCCTCATCCTGGCCGCGGGGCGCGGCACCCGCATGGGGGCGCTGACCGCCTCCCTGCCGAAACCGATGGTCCCCGTCAAAGGCACCCCCATCCTGGAGACCATCCTCACCGGCCTGCGGGACGCGGCGGGCATCCGGGAGTTCTTCATCGTCGTCGGTTACCAGGGGGAAATCATCCGCCGCCATTTTGGCGACGGCTCCGCCTGGGGCGTCTCCATCCGCTACGGGGAGCAGGCCGTCCAGGACGGCACCGGCAAGGCGCCGGAGGTGGCCCGGGCCTGGCTGGCGGACGACCCCTTCTTCCTTTCCTACGGGGACATCCTCGTGGAGCCCTCCGCCTACGCCCGCATGGTGCGCGGCTGGGAGGAGGCGGGGCGGCCGGACGGCGTCATCGGCCTCGTCGAGGGGCAGGACCTGACCAAGGGCGGCGCGATCGTCCTGGACGGGACGGGTGCGGTGACCGCCATCGTGGAAAAGCCGCCCGCCGACCAGGTCCCGGCCAACGCCTATTACAACAGCGGCCTCTACCTCTTCACCCCGCGCCTCTTCGCCTTCACCGCCCGGCTGGAGAAATCCCCGCGCGGGGAATACGAGCTGACCGACGCCCTGCGCGACCTGGCCGGGGAGCGCGGCCTCCACGGCGTGATCCTGGGCGGCTCCTGGGTCGACGTCCGCGACCCGCAGGTCCTGGCCGAACTCAACGCATGA
- a CDS encoding tyrosine recombinase: MTPAPPPLWEREIDDCVAFLATERDHAARSQLLNRAALEAFAGWTAARHGALSPAQVAPEHLSAYLRDLRAERDLAPASLKIAVVALRHFFSRLRRENEIPLDPAAYLELPKVPRHLPDTLTEEEVGRLLAAPFPETPLGLRDKAVLEVFYAAGLRLSELATARIEGYAPAEGVLRVLGKGNKERLVPLGRAALEAVDLWLEKGRPVLAGPESGGEIFLGRGGARLTPARLEQIVKEIARRAGIGKNVYPHLLRHSFATHLLAHGADLRVIQELLGHASIATTQIYTHVDADRLRAAHRQFHPRAKLRAA; the protein is encoded by the coding sequence ATGACTCCCGCGCCGCCGCCGCTCTGGGAACGGGAGATCGACGACTGCGTCGCCTTCCTGGCCACGGAGCGGGACCATGCCGCGCGCAGCCAGCTCCTGAACCGCGCCGCGCTCGAGGCCTTCGCCGGCTGGACGGCCGCGCGCCACGGGGCGCTCTCCCCCGCGCAGGTGGCGCCGGAGCACCTGTCCGCCTACCTGCGGGATCTGCGCGCGGAGCGGGACCTGGCCCCGGCCTCCCTCAAGATCGCCGTCGTCGCCCTGCGCCACTTCTTTTCCCGGCTGCGGCGGGAGAACGAGATCCCGCTCGACCCCGCCGCCTACCTGGAACTGCCGAAGGTTCCCCGCCACCTCCCCGACACGCTGACGGAGGAGGAGGTCGGTCGGCTGTTGGCCGCCCCCTTCCCGGAGACGCCGCTGGGCCTGCGGGACAAGGCGGTGCTGGAGGTCTTCTACGCGGCGGGCCTCCGCCTTTCCGAGCTGGCCACCGCGCGGATCGAGGGCTACGCCCCGGCGGAGGGCGTCCTGCGCGTCCTGGGCAAGGGGAACAAGGAGCGGCTGGTGCCGCTGGGCCGCGCCGCGCTGGAGGCCGTCGACCTCTGGCTGGAAAAAGGTCGCCCAGTCCTGGCCGGGCCGGAGAGCGGCGGGGAAATCTTCCTGGGCCGGGGCGGCGCGCGGCTGACGCCCGCGCGGCTGGAACAGATCGTCAAGGAGATCGCCCGCCGGGCCGGGATCGGGAAGAACGTCTACCCGCACCTCCTGCGCCACTCCTTCGCCACCCATCTGCTGGCCCATGGAGCCGACCTGCGCGTCATCCAGGAACTCCTGGGCCACGCCAGCATCGCCACCACGCAGATCTACACCCACGTCGACGCCGACCGGCTCCGCGCCGCCCACCGGCAGTTCCATCCCCGCGCGAAACTCCGCGCGGCCTAG